In Arachis stenosperma cultivar V10309 chromosome 1, arast.V10309.gnm1.PFL2, whole genome shotgun sequence, one DNA window encodes the following:
- the LOC130947138 gene encoding probable serine/threonine-protein kinase WNK11 produces the protein MPIINNGPSDKEPFVEVDPTGRYGRYSETLGINGASKIVYRAFDKEEGTEVAWNQVKLGNLSDDDPSMVDRLYSEVTLLKSISNEHIISLFAFWEDDMNNTLNFITEVCSSGNLREYRRRHKHVSLKALKKWSKQILEGLNYLHTHHPCIIHRDLNCSNVFVNGNTGQVKIGDLGLATIVGRSHSAHSVLGTPEFMAPELYEEKYTEMVDIYSFGMCVLEMVTIEIPYSECDNVVKVYKKVCSGVRPQSLNKIKDAQVKAFIERCIAKPRARPSAAQLLKDPFFRELNSEDSDFKVLVMV, from the exons ATGCCAATTATAAACAACGGTCCCTCAGACAAAGAACCatttgttgaagttgatccaacTGGAAGATATGGCAGATACAGTGAGACACTAGGAATAAATGGTGCTTCCAAAATTGTGTACAGAGCATTTGATAAAGAAGAGGGAACAGAAGTGGCttggaaccaagtgaagcttGGGAACTTGAGTGATGATGATCCTTCCATGGTGGATAGGCTTTACTCTGAAGTCACATTGCTCAAAAGCATTTCCAATGAACACATCATTTCGCTTTTCGCCTTCTGGGAGGATGACATGAACAACACTCTCAATTTCATCACTGAGGTATGTAGCAGTGGCAATCTCAGGGAATACAGGAGGAGGCACAAACATGTTTCCTTGAAGGCTCTCAAGAAATGGTCTAAGCAGATTCTTGAAggtttgaattatttgcatACTCATCATCCTTGCATCATCCATAGAGACCTCAACTGCAGTAATGTCTTTGTCAATGGAAATACTGGCCAG GTTAAGATTGGTGACTTGGGGTTGGCAACAATTGTGGGGAGGAGCCACTCGGCGCATTCGGTTCTTGGGACGCCAGAATTCATGGCGCCGGAGTTATACGAGGAGAAGTACACGGAAATGGTGGACATATACTCATTTGGGATGTGTGTGTTAGAAATGGTGACAATAGAGATTCCATATAGTGAGTGTGACAATGTTGTGAAGGTGTACAAGAAAGTATGTTCAGGTGTGAGGCCTCAGTCACTGAACAAGATTAAGGATGCACAAGTTAAGGCATTCATTGAGAGGTGCATTGCTAAGCCAAGGGCAAGACCTTCTGCTGCTCAGCTTCTCAAGGATCCTTTCTTTCGTGAGCTTAATTCTGAAGACTCAGATTTCAAAGTTCTTGTTATGGTGTGA
- the LOC130978123 gene encoding replication factor C subunit 1-like isoform X1 encodes MSLAVAHGWAPPEMEGWLSSPISGKLKAFWNPRPGETCPSDSFSFNLGCSERPSLAGKDDQRVKRMNLIARAAESIADGDLVNVQIRRYRQWQLSQTSSVASCIIPASLLHGQREILEQGGHNFNRFGGWLGKNSMAGKNLRLMEDLHVHMLASRESSSGRDTIRLEYLTLLLKQLTEPLRSLPKAEAVEKVVEFI; translated from the exons ATGAGCTTGGCGGTGGCACATGGTTGGGCTCCACCAGAGATGGAAGGGTGGCTTTCCTCACCAATTTCAGGGAAGTTGAAAGCCTTCTGGAACCCAAGACCAGGGGAGACTTGCCCCTCTGATTCCTTTAG CTTCAATCTAGGCTGCTCAGAAAG acCAAGCTTAGCTGGTAAGGATGACCAGAGGGTAAAACGCATGAACCTGATTGCTCGTGCTGCTGAGTCAATTGCTGATGGGGATCTAGTGAATGTACAGATTCGAAGATATCGACAGTGGCAGCTCTCTCAAACTAGCTCTGTGGCCTCGTGTATTATTCC TGCTTCATTGTTGCATGGGCAGAGAGAAATACTTGAACAG GGAGGGCATAATTTTAACAGGTTTGGCGGGTGGCTTGGAAAGAACTCAATGGCAGGCAAAAACCTTAGGCTTATGGAAGATCTGCATGTCCACATGCTTGCTTCACGTGAATCTAGTTCAGGAAG GGATACTATCCGATTGGAATACCTTACCCTTCTCCTTAAACAATTAACAGAACCGCTACGATCTCTGCCCAAG GCTGAAGCTGTTGAGAAAGTTGTGGAATTTATATAG
- the LOC130978123 gene encoding replication factor C subunit 1-like isoform X2 has protein sequence MSVWDKADIIKCIGLNWRISLSMSDPDLVPLLIQRVKRMNLIARAAESIADGDLVNVQIRRYRQWQLSQTSSVASCIIPASLLHGQREILEQGGHNFNRFGGWLGKNSMAGKNLRLMEDLHVHMLASRESSSGRDTIRLEYLTLLLKQLTEPLRSLPKAEAVEKVVEFI, from the exons ATGAGTGTATGGGACAAAGCTGATATCATAAAG TGTATAGGACTCAATTGGAGGATTAGTCTTAGCATGAGTGATCCAGATCTTGTTCCACTTCTTATCCAG AGGGTAAAACGCATGAACCTGATTGCTCGTGCTGCTGAGTCAATTGCTGATGGGGATCTAGTGAATGTACAGATTCGAAGATATCGACAGTGGCAGCTCTCTCAAACTAGCTCTGTGGCCTCGTGTATTATTCC TGCTTCATTGTTGCATGGGCAGAGAGAAATACTTGAACAG GGAGGGCATAATTTTAACAGGTTTGGCGGGTGGCTTGGAAAGAACTCAATGGCAGGCAAAAACCTTAGGCTTATGGAAGATCTGCATGTCCACATGCTTGCTTCACGTGAATCTAGTTCAGGAAG GGATACTATCCGATTGGAATACCTTACCCTTCTCCTTAAACAATTAACAGAACCGCTACGATCTCTGCCCAAG GCTGAAGCTGTTGAGAAAGTTGTGGAATTTATATAG
- the LOC130978123 gene encoding replication factor C subunit 1-like isoform X3 — MSVWDKADIIKCIGLNWRISLSMSDPDLVPLLIQIRRYRQWQLSQTSSVASCIIPASLLHGQREILEQGGHNFNRFGGWLGKNSMAGKNLRLMEDLHVHMLASRESSSGRDTIRLEYLTLLLKQLTEPLRSLPKAEAVEKVVEFI; from the exons ATGAGTGTATGGGACAAAGCTGATATCATAAAG TGTATAGGACTCAATTGGAGGATTAGTCTTAGCATGAGTGATCCAGATCTTGTTCCACTTCTTATCCAG ATTCGAAGATATCGACAGTGGCAGCTCTCTCAAACTAGCTCTGTGGCCTCGTGTATTATTCC TGCTTCATTGTTGCATGGGCAGAGAGAAATACTTGAACAG GGAGGGCATAATTTTAACAGGTTTGGCGGGTGGCTTGGAAAGAACTCAATGGCAGGCAAAAACCTTAGGCTTATGGAAGATCTGCATGTCCACATGCTTGCTTCACGTGAATCTAGTTCAGGAAG GGATACTATCCGATTGGAATACCTTACCCTTCTCCTTAAACAATTAACAGAACCGCTACGATCTCTGCCCAAG GCTGAAGCTGTTGAGAAAGTTGTGGAATTTATATAG